The Lycium ferocissimum isolate CSIRO_LF1 chromosome 8, AGI_CSIRO_Lferr_CH_V1, whole genome shotgun sequence DNA segment AGGCTACACATGGATTGGGAGTTTGACCCTAGGAGACTACAGTTATTCAGACTTTAGACATATTGATCTCTGGAGGCGGTACATCACTTCTCTGTATTTTGCCATCGTCACTATGGCAACTGTGGGTATGTCTATTGCTTTCTTTCAGATTCACTGTCGTAATTATCTGAAAAAGTATATTCCACTTCTATTGGAGATGATTAAAAAGCTGATGATATATTGTCCACAATAAGCGACTTAGACGATTCACCATATTCAGTTGTTTTCCTCTATAAAATGGACTACTAGTTATTTCTTGTGACTGTTCGAGCAACAACCCACGATTAAAGTTGGGAACTGGTTTTTTATGCCTGGGCTTTGTGCCCTCTCTCCTAGATAATTTTTCAGTTTAGTGTTTGCTGTCAAGTTGTCTTTGTCCTTTTCTCCTTATACCTGTTGTTTTAATTAGTATTTGTAAATGGAAGGTGCAACATTTTGCTTGTAAAAATGCTTCTTATTTTGTGTCATATGATATGAGTTGTGTCTCTAGATTTtgtaaagaaatggatcttgatcctaactcaaccccaaaagctagctcaagaGGTGAGGATTGCTCAAGCCATATTAAAGAGACCACCCATACCTTGAAGCACCGATGTGGGACTCTTCAGATTTCATTCACAATTACAAAGTTCTCAAACCCTGAGTTTGAAATTCAACATGTGGCATTTAACATCCAGGACTAGACCTGaaacctttttctccaatttctatTCATTTTTATCTTCTAAGGAATAGATTAAGTTCATACATAAATACCTGAATCAGATGTCTGAATAATAGAAGTATCATCAACTGCAGGTCTGAAATAGTACAAACTAATCATGAGGTGCGACTGGTAAATGTGATGAAAGTTTGGCTGAGTGTTAGGTGCTTGTTATATTAGGTCCATGTGATAACTGGCTTTTAGATCTATTCTAATCCTTTAAGGAAGCGATAACCTTTATACCTTTATGTTTTCCTAAATAATTGCTCTTATCCGTTTAATCCAGTATTTATGCATGTCCtgagccttttaaaaaaaactaaatgCGTGACACCCAGTCGAACTCAAAATCCTTTTTTCGAGATGTCCAGTTATCTTTATGTACAAATAATCGATTTGGCACCGTAAAGCTGAGTAATCATAAATATTGAATGATTGACAGATAAATATAGATGTTCATAAGGTTGGTGCTGCTTTTAAATAGTTTTGGATTAACATAGTGATTGTTTTTGGTGAAAGAGACGAACAACATAAAAATGCTTTTTTGGGTAATGGGAATAATATAACTAGAAGAAATTAGTTGAAATGCTACATAAAAAGAAGCAAGCTGTTGGTTCTGGAGTGGTACTCATACGCTTTGAAGGAAggtttctcttctttcttcatgaTAATTATTAACTTGGCCATTCTTTTTTTAACTCGTAGCTTCTTTTTATACCTTTTCTGGATGTGCAAGCACTCCTACTACTAATAGTAGAAGATGTCTTTCTGTCCTACAGGTTATGGTGACATACATGCAGTCAATCTGAGGGAAATGATATTCGTAATGGTTTATGTCTCCTTTGACATGATTCTTGGTGCTTATTTGATTGGTAACATGACAGCACTGATTGTCAAGGGATCAAAAACTGTGCGATACAGGGATAAAATGACAGATCTTATGAACTATATGAACAGAAATAGACTCGGAAGGGATATTCGTAATCAAATTAAAGATCACTTGCGATTACAATATGAAAGCACTTACACTGATGGAGCCATTCTCCAGGAGCTTCCCATCTCAATTCGTGCCAAGGtaaataaacaaaaggaaaaatcttCATGTAACTCACTGAGAGCAGTTTGCTTTATATTCATTAAATTTCAAATACTCTGGGACATTAGAATCAGCTAGTTTGAATTCTTTGAATTGTGTGgtttcttttccattttcctCAATTTACGGTGCTATATTTGGTCCATAGAGTTAATTACAAGTTAGTTTTCCTTTGTTACTGATGGCGAGAATACAAGGTATGTAAAAGAAAGTGGCGGATCTATAATTTAGACGCTGTGGGTTCTGAACTATAAATCTAATTCTGCTTATATTGTTTTTTCTCTCTCACgcacatacacacacaagtaagtgtatatatatgtggccgGGCAGTTGTACACCATTCCTGCAGGTCATTACTTATGTGACAAGGAATTTCACTACCATAGGACAGTGTCCAGTTCCATAATTTTGTCGCGAGAGATCATTCATTGGCAAAGCAAATATTTGATTATGCTATTTTGGGATTTGTTAATAGGGTTTGAGCAGAATGCGGTAAGTTTTCCGAACCCACAGAGCCCCTCTGGATCCGTCACAGGGTAGAAAAAATCAGACATTGTGACTCTAAAAGAAGCAAGATCACtgtgcatgatttttttttttttgggtgggggtTTATTTAGTTGGGAATTTCTTTTGTTGTAAAAAAGCATATTAACCATCTTTGTTAGCGCTTCTAAAGTTAGTATTTATTCTTGCCTTTTATTTTGACCTTTCCTTCTAATTGCTGATGCATATAACATTCTTTCAGCAATACATAACAAATATGTCAACCTTTTTGCAGATATCCCAGACGTTATATCAGTCTTGCATTGAAAATATTCCTCTTTTCAGGGACTGCTCCTCAGAATTCATAAGTCAAATTGTAAGTATACTTTTTTCGTCAATGATTGATTATCTAATCGCAAAACAGTGTTTCtatccttttctcttttctgaAGAGGTCTGTTTCAATTTCACTCTAATTGAAATCGATGATATTATACGAGATATTTTTCCACAACCTCTAGAATCTGATGCCTTGTAAGATCCTTATCTATTTGCTATACTGGCCAGTGAAGCAGGAAGTAAAATAGACCACGCCATATGTTCTACAATGAGTTAGCTATTAATCTAAGATCCAGAGTTGCTCATATTCTGAATTTTGTGAACAGCTTACATAATTCGTCTTTATTTCAACTTCGCCTGCTTAGTTAAATTGTATTGCATTTTACTTCTTCAATACCTGCACCCAAGGACAGAAAGGTTGGGATCCTAGTTTGATAACGTATTTGTAGAATTGGTCCTTGGTAACTTCATGGTTGTTTTCTGCCTCATCAACTTGCATTGTCACCCTCCGCTAAATTAGAAACAATTTGACATGCGTGCTTCTTCTCTCCTCTTTTAGTACACCTTTGGATGCTTGCCTCCTCACGTCTCTCTGTTTGGTTTTGATTGGGGCCCCGTTAAAGAAGATAAAGTAAATATAGCGCTGAGGGCtgatttttgtgaaaaaaattcAGGTAACTCGAGTGCATGAAGAATTTTTCCTTCCAGGAGAAGTGATCATGGAACAGGGGCATGCAGTGGACCAACTTTATTTTGTCTGTCATGGTGTCCTGGTAAATTGTTCTGCCATTATTATTTGTGTTCAGAATTTTCTATTGTAACCTTTTATGTAGTAATAAGCTTATATTCATTTGATGCCTATTCTACGTCATGTTAGCTTAGGTTTCTAAACCTTATTAATATCACTAGTTCTGGATCTATTATTGAATTCACTAACTGTAGCTGGGAAATTGTTAGACTGTGATGGTGTTAAtagaaactctagaaaattgagAGAAATAGCAGTGTACCTCTTCTCTAGTTTCCATTGCTCCAAAACTTCTGCAAATCTTACAACTGCTGACTTATCGATTCATGTTTGGCATCGAGCTGCAGCTGATACTGCTAGACTCATTGTGGTTATTTTGATCCAGGAGGAAATTGGTATAGGGGAAGATGGGTCAGAAGAGAAAGTAGCACTTCTTGAGCCTAATAGCTCGTTCGGAGAAATATCCATTCTTTGCAACATTCCACAACCATATACTGTTCGTGTTTGTGAACTATGCAGACTCATACGGATTGATAAGCAGTCGTTTTCAAATATTTTGGAGATCTACTTTCATGATGGGAGAAGAATCTTGACTAACTTACTAGAGGTAATCTGTCTTGGGTGGCATGCTATTCTTCACCCATACCACCTATGGCTTCTATTCTCTCTTGTTACTAGTACAATTGTACAAGATTTGACTAGAAAAGTACATCTGGATTAGTAAGTTAAtatatgttaattgttgttatcCTTTTGGAAATTAACTGCTTTTGCATTAATACTTATGGACTCAAAAGTTCTTAAAGCAGTCTTAACTGACAGGGAAAGGATTCTGATCTTCGTGTAAAAGAACTGGAGTTAGATATAACATTCCACATTGGGAAACAAGAGGCTGAGCTTGCTTTGAAAGTGAATAGTGCAGCTTATCACGGGGATTTGCACCAGCTGAAGAGTCTGATTCGAGCTGGAGCCGATCCCAACAAGAAAGATTATGATGGAAGATCACCTCTGGTATGGTCTTAGCCAATAGAAACATATAGCTTTTCTGGTTCATTACTTCTTGATGATTCTTTGAAAAATTGTTATTTTCTGAGTAACTATTGAACTCTTGTGAAATCAACAGCCATTTGAGTGTTTATCAGTCCATGAGTGGACCTTAACTCTTTGTTCATAATGTGTTGTTTGTTTTCCAAGctcatgaatttctttcttgCGTGTGCAAATTTGTAAATCATGCAGCACATTTGGTAGCATTTAGCTGTTTTTACAAATATGAGTTAATCAATAAGGAATTCCAGATTGAAACTCTGCAGGCATTATTAGTTGAAGTTCAGATGCTGCTTCTATCAACATACTGATTCTGtctttaagaaaaatattcaaaagaacgATTCTAAAAGAAGGCTGAATTTTAAAAGAGTGAAAAATTATTCCTAATCAAGGCTTTGTTTATGAACAGCATCTTGCAGCATCCAGAGGATATGAAGACATCTCTTTTTTCCTTATCCAAGAAGGTGTCGATCTCAATGCTTCAGGTAAGTTCTAAAACCTGTACTTGACCGGTGAACTTCCTTCTTCTCAAATATTTATTGCAACTCATGATTTTTGTCAAATAGACAACTTTGGCAACACACCGCTCCTTGAAGCTATCAAGAATGGACATGATCGTGTTGCTTCATTACTTGTTAAGAAAGGTGCTATGTTGGAGATTGAAAATGCTGGTAGCTTCTTGTGTACGTTGGTTACAAAAGGGGATTCAGATCTACTACGAAGGCTGTTGTCTAATGGTATTGATCCGAACTCCAAAGACTATGATTACCGGACACCACTCCATGTAGCGGCTTCTCAAGGATTATTTGCGATGGCGAGATTACTTCTAGGAGCTGGTGCTTCAGTTTTCTCAAAAGACAGGTACCAGTTAAATCTTTATTGCTATATTACTGTAGTCACTTCTTAAAGAGTATGAACTTTAGTTTAGAGCAAGCTACCTTTTGTCATAACTTGTAACGTAGACTAGCGTGCTTACCATGTTGGGAAACacaatatttactttatattgTTGCATCAGTATTTGGGGATTCATTGAGGggagtaactttttttttttttcttgattattgttgaatttTTCATCTGGTCATTTAGCCAACCCCAACTAGATTGGGATTGAGGCGTAATTAGGTTCTTGAATCTAGCATCCTCTAACCAATGgacctttcttcttcttattcttattctatttcacaatttcattttGTGGTTGGAAGGTTTTCAACTTTTTGTTTTTATCACCTATGACATTTAAAAAGTTACAATCATCTTTTTATAGATGATTATCCTGACAGCTACTAAATAACTTTTCCTCTTGCTATTTTTGAATATAATACCCAATCGATTTGAGATTACATCAATGCTTGCTTCTTCTTAATCATTTGAGAAAGCTTTCTATGTTTTTCAGTCAAATGGGAAAATAGATCTTTAACCTTCTCCTTTGGCATTTCAGAATGAAATGTTGAGAATATGAGGCATCATGTAAAAAATGAAATGCTTTCGAAATAAACTTCTGAATTTTTGTATCATTTAATTCGAATTTTGCACTGATGGCTTTTCATATGTTTCCTGTCATCGACCAAATGAGATAGAGGCGGATCAAGAATGAGAATGACTTCTCAAATGTGAGGATATCCTGGCACAATTTTCTTGAGGTGAAACCTGTTTTGTTAAAATTTCGTTCATGACCTA contains these protein-coding regions:
- the LOC132068513 gene encoding potassium channel SKOR-like isoform X3 is translated as MWMRRELVEEDERNGRDSPREYKMEDLRKDSLKSLRTGNSRLTMMENDSSSSYSRFSRENVLRGINGLRGISQSFVICPDDRWYKLWEKFILIWAIYSSFFTPMEFAFFKGLPRNLFLLDICGQIAFLVDIVLQFFVAYRDSQTYKIVHKRTPIALRYLKSHFIVDLLSCMPWDNIYKAAGKSEGVRYLLWIRLSRVRKVTNFFTKMEKDIQINYLFTRILKLIAVELYCTHTAACIFYFLATTLPPEKEGYTWIGSLTLGDYSYSDFRHIDLWRRYITSLYFAIVTMATVGYGDIHAVNLREMIFVMVYVSFDMILGAYLIGNMTALIVKGSKTVRYRDKMTDLMNYMNRNRLGRDIRNQIKDHLRLQYESTYTDGAILQELPISIRAKISQTLYQSCIENIPLFRDCSSEFISQIVTRVHEEFFLPGEVIMEQGHAVDQLYFVCHGVLEEIGIGEDGSEEKVALLEPNSSFGEISILCNIPQPYTVRVCELCRLIRIDKQSFSNILEIYFHDGRRILTNLLEGKDSDLRVKELELDITFHIGKQEAELALKVNSAAYHGDLHQLKSLIRAGADPNKKDYDGRSPLHLAASRGYEDISFFLIQEGVDLNASDNFGNTPLLEAIKNGHDRVASLLVKKGAMLEIENAGSFLCTLVTKGDSDLLRRLLSNGIDPNSKDYDYRTPLHVAASQGLFAMARLLLGAGASVFSKDRWGNTPVDEARLSGNNQLIKVLEEAKSAQISEFPSVSHDISEKMHPRKCTVFPFHPWESKDVRKHGVVLWVPTSMEELVAAATEQLKFPSGSCILSEDAGAHHQGKNH
- the LOC132068513 gene encoding potassium channel SKOR-like isoform X2, with the translated sequence MWMRRELVEEDERNGRDSPREYKMEDLRKDSLKSLRTGNSRLTMMENDSSSSYSRFSRENVLRGINGLRGISQSFVICPDDRWYKLWEKFILIWAIYSSFFTPMEFAFFKGLPRNLFLLDICGQIAFLVDIVLQFFVAYRDSQTYKIVHKRTPIALRYLKSHFIVDLLSCMPWDNIYKAAGKSEGVRYLLWIRLSRVRKVTNFFTKMEKDIQINYLFTRILKLIAVELYCTHTAACIFYFLATTLPPEKEGYTWIGSLTLGDYSYSDFRHIDLWRRYITSLYFAIVTMATVGYGDIHAVNLREMIFVMVYVSFDMILGAYLIGNMTALIVKGSKTVRYRDKMTDLMNYMNRNRLGRDIRNQIKDHLRLQYESTYTDGAILQELPISIRAKISQTLYQSCIENIPLFRDCSSEFISQIVTRVHEEFFLPGEVIMEQGHAVDQLYFVCHGVLEEIGIGEDGSEEKVALLEPNSSFGEISILCNIPQPYTVRVCELCRLIRIDKQSFSNILEIYFHDGRRILTNLLEGKDSDLRVKELELDITFHIGKQEAELALKVNSAAYHGDLHQLKSLIRAGADPNKKDYDGRSPLHLAASRGYEDISFFLIQEGVDLNASDNFGNTPLLEAIKNGHDRVASLLVKKGAMLEIENAGSFLCTLVTKGDSDLLRRLLSNGIDPNSKDYDYRTPLHVAASQGLFAMARLLLGAGASVFSKDRWGNTPVDEARLSGNNQLIKVLEEAKSAQISEFPSVSHDISEKMHPRKCTVFPFHPWESKDVRKHGVVLWVPTSMEELVAAATEQLKFPSGSCILSEDAVLKGTSHSAQALCPSFALRPT
- the LOC132068513 gene encoding potassium channel SKOR-like isoform X4; translated protein: MWMRRELVEEDERNGRDSPREYKMEDLRKDSLKSLRTGNSRLTMMENDSSSSYSRFSRENVLRGINGLRGISQSFVICPDDRWYKLWEKFILIWAIYSSFFTPMEFAFFKGLPRNLFLLDICGQIAFLVDIVLQFFVAYRDSQTYKIVHKRTPIALRYLKSHFIVDLLSCMPWDNIYKAAGKSEGVRYLLWIRLSRVRKVTNFFTKMEKDIQINYLFTRILKLIAVELYCTHTAACIFYFLATTLPPEKEGYTWIGSLTLGDYSYSDFRHIDLWRRYITSLYFAIVTMATVGYGDIHAVNLREMIFVMVYVSFDMILGAYLIGNMTALIVKGSKTVRYRDKMTDLMNYMNRNRLGRDIRNQIKDHLRLQYESTYTDGAILQELPISIRAKISQTLYQSCIENIPLFRDCSSEFISQIVTRVHEEFFLPGEVIMEQGHAVDQLYFVCHGVLEEIGIGEDGSEEKVALLEPNSSFGEISILCNIPQPYTVRVCELCRLIRIDKQSFSNILEIYFHDGRRILTNLLEGKDSDLRVKELELDITFHIGKQEAELALKVNSAAYHGDLHQLKSLIRAGADPNKKDYDGRSPLHLAASRGYEDISFFLIQEGVDLNASDNFGNTPLLEAIKNGHDRVASLLVKKGAMLEIENAGSFLCTLVTKGDSDLLRRLLSNGIDPNSKDYDYRTPLHVAASQGLFAMARLLLGAGASVFSKDRGGSRMRMTSQM
- the LOC132068513 gene encoding potassium channel SKOR-like isoform X5 — protein: MPWDNIYKAAGKSEGVRYLLWIRLSRVRKVTNFFTKMEKDIQINYLFTRILKLIAVELYCTHTAACIFYFLATTLPPEKEGYTWIGSLTLGDYSYSDFRHIDLWRRYITSLYFAIVTMATVGYGDIHAVNLREMIFVMVYVSFDMILGAYLIGNMTALIVKGSKTVRYRDKMTDLMNYMNRNRLGRDIRNQIKDHLRLQYESTYTDGAILQELPISIRAKISQTLYQSCIENIPLFRDCSSEFISQIVTRVHEEFFLPGEVIMEQGHAVDQLYFVCHGVLEEIGIGEDGSEEKVALLEPNSSFGEISILCNIPQPYTVRVCELCRLIRIDKQSFSNILEIYFHDGRRILTNLLEGKDSDLRVKELELDITFHIGKQEAELALKVNSAAYHGDLHQLKSLIRAGADPNKKDYDGRSPLHLAASRGYEDISFFLIQEGVDLNASDNFGNTPLLEAIKNGHDRVASLLVKKGAMLEIENAGSFLCTLVTKGDSDLLRRLLSNGIDPNSKDYDYRTPLHVAASQGLFAMARLLLGAGASVFSKDRWGNTPVDEARLSGNNQLIKVLEEAKSAQISEFPSVSHDISEKMHPRKCTVFPFHPWESKDVRKHGVVLWVPTSMEELVAAATEQLKFPSGSCILSEDAGKILDIDMISDGQKLYLISETT
- the LOC132068513 gene encoding potassium channel SKOR-like isoform X1 encodes the protein MWMRRELVEEDERNGRDSPREYKMEDLRKDSLKSLRTGNSRLTMMENDSSSSYSRFSRENVLRGINGLRGISQSFVICPDDRWYKLWEKFILIWAIYSSFFTPMEFAFFKGLPRNLFLLDICGQIAFLVDIVLQFFVAYRDSQTYKIVHKRTPIALRYLKSHFIVDLLSCMPWDNIYKAAGKSEGVRYLLWIRLSRVRKVTNFFTKMEKDIQINYLFTRILKLIAVELYCTHTAACIFYFLATTLPPEKEGYTWIGSLTLGDYSYSDFRHIDLWRRYITSLYFAIVTMATVGYGDIHAVNLREMIFVMVYVSFDMILGAYLIGNMTALIVKGSKTVRYRDKMTDLMNYMNRNRLGRDIRNQIKDHLRLQYESTYTDGAILQELPISIRAKISQTLYQSCIENIPLFRDCSSEFISQIVTRVHEEFFLPGEVIMEQGHAVDQLYFVCHGVLEEIGIGEDGSEEKVALLEPNSSFGEISILCNIPQPYTVRVCELCRLIRIDKQSFSNILEIYFHDGRRILTNLLEGKDSDLRVKELELDITFHIGKQEAELALKVNSAAYHGDLHQLKSLIRAGADPNKKDYDGRSPLHLAASRGYEDISFFLIQEGVDLNASDNFGNTPLLEAIKNGHDRVASLLVKKGAMLEIENAGSFLCTLVTKGDSDLLRRLLSNGIDPNSKDYDYRTPLHVAASQGLFAMARLLLGAGASVFSKDRWGNTPVDEARLSGNNQLIKVLEEAKSAQISEFPSVSHDISEKMHPRKCTVFPFHPWESKDVRKHGVVLWVPTSMEELVAAATEQLKFPSGSCILSEDAGKILDIDMISDGQKLYLISETT